From Nitrososphaerales archaeon, one genomic window encodes:
- a CDS encoding TRAM domain-containing protein, with protein MSFGQRGGYGNRGGFGRGSGSFNKPVEVGKEYNVSISDTSKRGEGIARVDGFVVFVPGTKQGQNVRIRVTQVSERFASGQVVQSSEATAAPASESTGKTTS; from the coding sequence GACAGCGCGGAGGATATGGCAATCGAGGAGGATTCGGAAGAGGTTCTGGTTCCTTCAACAAGCCAGTCGAAGTTGGCAAGGAGTACAACGTAAGTATCTCTGACACCAGCAAGCGTGGTGAAGGCATCGCAAGGGTCGACGGATTTGTGGTCTTTGTCCCTGGCACGAAGCAAGGCCAGAACGTGAGGATAAGGGTCACACAAGTCTCGGAGCGGTTTGCGTCTGGACAGGTCGTACAGAGTTCAGAGGCCACAGCGGCACCAGCCTCTGAATCGACAGGAAAGACCACGAGTTAA
- a CDS encoding MFS transporter, with translation MSFVGTAVENYSLILAALAAGAVWPSIFFPNVNPLSALVLSVSTFLVGMLSQPLGAFAFGHYGDTRGRLFALVFTLVTSGIGAVGIALTPGYVQIGIFGGVLIVIFRFLHGFGFGGEWGGASTWITEQASKSKWRAFWGSWVGQGQIIGAVVASATFVTLLGILGHAQFFAIGWRICFMLGAAGLIIAAIARYSFSETEIFMSMVARKKTLRMPAVRVLKEQWRLVLLLSLTAMSTSAAFFVLTTFASGYLAILGAPSAPLILGIVIAGIIAIFEVIGFMIIADKVGRKLVMLAGALAPALMAFPFFILLNTKSSLFITIGVILLLLTTTVNTALATTWFSELFPSVYRFSGVGLSHSIGIFLGGGLAPLIAAALISSAGGAIQGWPYVSLMIVVYCAISLLAIMFCPETKGIEMER, from the coding sequence ATGTCCTTCGTCGGAACAGCCGTCGAGAACTACAGCCTGATCCTGGCTGCCCTCGCTGCAGGTGCGGTTTGGCCGTCGATCTTCTTCCCAAATGTCAACCCGCTGTCTGCACTCGTGCTCTCAGTCAGCACGTTCTTGGTCGGGATGCTGTCGCAGCCCTTGGGCGCCTTCGCTTTCGGGCACTACGGAGATACTAGGGGGAGGCTATTTGCGCTCGTGTTCACTTTGGTTACCTCAGGCATTGGGGCGGTGGGGATTGCTCTCACGCCCGGGTACGTTCAGATTGGCATCTTCGGCGGGGTTCTCATCGTCATCTTCCGGTTCCTGCACGGCTTCGGGTTCGGCGGGGAGTGGGGAGGAGCGTCTACCTGGATAACTGAGCAGGCGAGCAAGTCGAAGTGGAGGGCTTTCTGGGGTAGTTGGGTCGGACAGGGACAGATAATCGGCGCAGTCGTCGCATCCGCGACCTTCGTAACACTGCTCGGGATTCTTGGCCATGCCCAGTTCTTCGCAATTGGCTGGAGAATCTGCTTCATGCTGGGCGCCGCAGGACTCATCATTGCGGCGATAGCGAGGTACTCGTTCTCAGAGACCGAGATATTCATGTCAATGGTTGCGAGGAAGAAGACTCTGAGGATGCCGGCTGTAAGGGTCCTCAAGGAGCAATGGAGGCTTGTCCTCCTCCTCTCGCTGACCGCGATGTCCACATCTGCTGCATTCTTCGTTCTCACTACATTCGCGTCGGGATACTTGGCAATTTTGGGGGCTCCATCCGCGCCGCTGATCCTCGGGATAGTCATTGCCGGAATCATAGCCATCTTCGAGGTGATTGGGTTCATGATCATCGCTGACAAGGTAGGCAGGAAGCTCGTGATGCTGGCCGGGGCCCTCGCTCCTGCCCTCATGGCGTTCCCGTTCTTCATCCTGCTCAACACGAAGAGCTCTTTGTTCATCACAATTGGGGTGATCCTGCTTCTCCTGACGACAACCGTCAACACTGCGCTGGCCACAACGTGGTTCAGCGAACTCTTCCCTTCGGTCTACAGGTTCTCAGGCGTCGGCCTCAGCCACAGCATCGGCATCTTCCTGGGAGGAGGATTGGCTCCACTAATCGCCGCGGCCCTCATTTCGTCCGCGGGCGGCGCTATCCAAGGCTGGCCGTATGTGTCGCTGATGATAGTAGTCTACTGCGCCATCTCCCTCTTGGCCATCATGTTCTGCCCAGAGACCAAGGGCATCGAGATGGAGCGATGA